ACAAACAccatttctcatccaaaacacatactgcaacaagatcaaaaataggatttgaagaaatcaaaagacaagttcagtcgtgggtttacgtgaaagttatcgaccggataggagcttttgaatgacctcaagaacattttgctagaagaaaagtttatcatacgagaaaatcgtataataaacttggggggcaaatgttatccccaaaaattggagatcaatgacgtggcaatagatgtgacaagtggcagtgcatggtccgtaaatgacacgttaatagtcaataaatatattggctcctcagagttgtgataaagtgatctggcttaggagtgacccagtagaccaatgaagagttttgactggccagtcaagtgtcatgaccgaccaggcatggccttgtccgaccagtcatatgattgtctgcccagtcatgaccatgtccgaccatgTATTTTCACTCATGAAAGTGGTGTAAACTTGCCATAAAAAATAAACACTTattttactacaagatcacgtgaatactatgatcttgaatacaaataaggaactctaacaaatattacaatttactCACAAACTATGCACCAATGAGTTCACTTTTTATCAAGGCCTTAAAAGCCTATTTATATAGTCTAATTCATGCTCAGAAACACTGAGAAAtaatctcctaataaaagcaataatatttgaagatattcttgattgatgaataTTTGTCATTTTTAGAAGATTCAGATCCGAGGGACAGCTAATATCTGTGTcaaatcaaatttctcaagatagaaataacaattaatgacTTCAAAGATTTAGTTTCCTGAAGTTTATTAGCTTAGCTGcacaaaaaataaaagacaaaattTCCATAAATGATTTTGAGTAAGTACCAAATATTTGCTCtatttataatcatattgtgacaaaatcaacctaaataaataataatatgaaaaCCTTACAAACTAATTCTAGccaataatattataaaaattacaataatagaaaagtaatattttaaaaataaaaaatttgggaaagtaaaattatcttttaaataaaaagatatttttataaaatttacaaattttaaGATTTACACATTGAAACCAGAAAACAACTATATTATCGTTGTCaaacaaattaaataattttagataaaaattttcaaaaaacgcttatcttaattaatttataatgcACGAgtatattcttattttttttgcAGCAAGAGTATATCATTACTTTTGAGTgctaatatttgtatatatttagCATCAATAATCACATAAATCCAAACTCACATgtgtattatatattaaaaatgaaatgaaatttgAGAAGTTATGACATTCCCAAATAGATAGTTTTGGACTAAAATTTATTCAATATTTGATTGTTATCCAATCTTCCTATTATTCTTCCACGACGATTATGTGCATCATGAAGGCCATATCTCTTGGTATATTactataaatgtaatttttgtacaaaataataataataacaacagcTAAACAGACATAAAGGGACACGTAACCAAAATTACAAGAAGGTGATGTATTATTATTTGTGTAACTTATctcatatattttattaaatgattAGTATGCATTGTAGATCGTATAAATTGGCTTCTGTTAAAATTGGACAACTATTTCATTAATTGTTCAATTCAATAAGTGAGTACTTAAAATCGAAATTGAATTGCAGCTTACGATTTCCGTAATTTGGTGCAAAATTTCAACAAATTAACAGGTCTCATATATATGCTAAATACATTGCATATTGGTTAAGTCAGTAATAAATGCGAACTTATTATCTATCCATTGTCTTTTTCAACTCAAACAAAGAAAGCCACATTTGCCTGACTCTCGAGAGTTGAGTTGGGTCCACAGGTGAGACCGAGGAGAGGATGTGATGTGATACAAAAACCCTACCCCACAACGAAAAGGAACTCAACAAACGACACGAATATTAATTATTATCGTCCTTGTTTGaactttgaacaaaatataattTGTTTTAATATTACAGGTATTCACGATTACTACTCATTTTTCTCTTCACTTGTCGACAAGCGTCTAATTTAAGCTTCACAATAATACATTCCTTTATTCTGTTACAACACCTTTCATTGTATATCACATTAATtaatttagattaaataataatttGTATTCGATGATATAATACACGATTTCCAATTCTAAATGATGGGTCCATTTTGAGATAACGTATGAAGATCATCACTTACTAAGAGTTAATTAGGGTATCAAATTCCAAGACTAAAACTATGGTACTAAAAAAATGGAGATATTATTAACTCTTACATATGTATAAACAATCAATCTAATCAAGTTCCACCCGTGAACAATTTTGAGACAACAACACAAATTTCACAAAGACCTTTTAACTCACGGTTCCTTGCAGTCAACGGCGACTTGCTTTTCTCGAAGCCAGCTTGGCAATCCTCGGCGGAGCTAGCGGCGACACGAGCCATGTCAGCAAGCTCAAAGAAGGTCTCGGAGTTTAAATCATTATAAGCCATCTCAAGTGCCGACACCGCTTTCTTATAGTCTTGGCCACATCTCTGGAGGCGCGTGAGAAGTAGTGGTTGATTATGACCGCTGCCGCCGCCGCCGCTGCGCTTGGCGTTCTTGGAGAGGTTGGCGATCAGGTCTTGGGTCGAGCTGGCATTGAGGTACGACATGCCGAACACCACGAACGCCAGGCCGTAGCTGTCGGCGCTTGGCGTACGAGGATCGGCGTAGAGAGACTTGACGCAGAAGGAGTAATCGGAGGTTTGGTTACACACGCCATCCACCAATTCGGTCGGGTGTAGTACAGTGGTGGACCTGGTGGTGGCGCCACCGCTAGAGGCGGAGGAGGGTGACAGGGTGGTTCTACTGGAAGTGCTGGTCAATAGGAGAAAGAACACTGCTAACAAAAACGAGAGAGAAAATTGATTTGTGGCCATTTTTTTCCCCTGTCTTTTGTTTGGTTGGAAAGTTTTGAGGTTGTGATGTGTGGGTGAGACTTTATAAATAGGTGAATGGCACGTGAAGTGTGTAAatgtatacaaaaaaaaaaaaaaaaaaagacgatCGTCACATGTTGTTATCAATCAGCCCAGGCTAAGCGTAATCCAAATCCAACTTTGGGATTGTCATATGCTCAATCACGAGATGGCATTTCtaaattaaattcaatattttctAATTTGTAAATCGGAAAGTTACAAAAGTTAACACTATTATTCGGAAATATGTTAATAAATGTTTGACTAATTAATTATCtgaaataaattataatttgaaataacaaataaaaatactCCAATTAACTCCGGACAATGTGTTGTTATAATATATAGCTTCTTAAATTCAAATCTCCTTCTCCGGTACAAAAAATAGAAATGCTACATGCCGTATATATTACActcatttttgtttaaataatgaGTTTGATTGACAGTTTATAAATTTTGGGCTTTTAGCTTCTTACAAGCATATTTTTACACAAATTCACTCCTTAGGACTTTAGCTAGTATAACTATTTTTAAGTAAATTCAAATTTTGAGAAAGCCCAATTAGgcttaaaaaaaacaaattttaaaaagCCAAAATTAAACTTTGAGAAACCCTCCCAACCAAACATAATATCTCACACTCAAGTTAGAAGCTTTTTAaaaatactagatacaagcaatatgcaatatgcacgtttgtttagttttatttatagaatttattaattatttttattaaatttatattaatgttatattaattttgaaataaatatcttattttaattaaataatttatttattttgtttaagtttatgtttgttctagtttatgaatttgagagtgacaacaagagattatatattatatgtttaatgtagtattaaatattatacgtggattttaaatttaagtttatttctagttttttaaaaaaaaaaatattttgttactaatttacagtagattatattatatgtttaatatgatattattctaataagtgagtttaaatttaattaaatgtttatttaagtttaaaacatatgattttattatttttaaataattaaacatctcaaaaatatcatattttaatttgtttaataatttattatttaaaaataattattattataaaatatctaaaaaatatcttatttttaatttttttaattactaattatttttaaataattatcattgtaaaatatctttaaaatataatattttaatttttttaattatttattttattttatttaagtttaaagatttagaaactactgttaaatataataatattctgttaaatataagaatatttcattaaagttaatcttaaataaaaataaaaaaccgttaaaa
This genomic interval from Humulus lupulus chromosome 8, drHumLupu1.1, whole genome shotgun sequence contains the following:
- the LOC133794674 gene encoding cell wall / vacuolar inhibitor of fructosidase 2-like, translating into MATNQFSLSFLLAVFFLLLTSTSSRTTLSPSSASSGGATTRSTTVLHPTELVDGVCNQTSDYSFCVKSLYADPRTPSADSYGLAFVVFGMSYLNASSTQDLIANLSKNAKRSGGGGSGHNQPLLLTRLQRCGQDYKKAVSALEMAYNDLNSETFFELADMARVAASSAEDCQAGFEKSKSPLTARNRELKGLCEICVVVSKLFTGGT